CGAGCCAAGTTTTTGCAATGAGCGATCTTTCCGCACACACCCCGATGATGCAGCAGTACTGGAAGCTGAAAAACCAGCACCCGGACCAGCTGATGTTCTACCGCATGGGCGACTTCTACGAGATCTTCTACGAAGACGCGAAGAAGGCTGCCAAACTCCTGGACATCACCCTGACCGCCCGCGGGCAGTCGGCGGGCCAGTCGATCCCCATGTGCGGTATCCCCTTCCATGCGGCCGAGGGCTACCTGGCCAAGCTGGTGAAGCTGGGCGAGTCGGTGGTGATCTGCGAACAGATCGGCGATCCGGCCACCAGCAAGGGCCCGGTCGAGCGCCAGGTGGTGCGCATCATTACCCCGGGCACGGTCAGTGACGAAGCGCTGCTCGACGAGCGCCGCGACAACCTGATCGCCGCTGTGCTGGGCGACGAGCGCCTGTTCGGCCTGGCTGTGCTGGACATCACCAGCGGCAACTTCAGCGTGCTCGAGATCAAGGGCTGGGAAAACCTGCTGGCCGAGCTTGAGCGCATCAACCCGGTCGAGCTGCTGATCCCCGACGACTGGCCCCAGGGCCTGCCGGCGGAAAAACGCCGTGGCTCACGTCGCCGTGCGCCGTGGGATTTTGACCGCGATTCGGCACGCAAAAGCCTTTGCCAGCAGTTCGCGACCCAGGACCTCAAGGGCTTTGGCTGCGAGAAGCTGACCCTGGCCATCGGCGCCGCCGGCTGCCTGCTCGGCTACGCCAAGGAAACCCAGCGCACCGCCCTGCCGCACCTGCGCAGCCTCAAGCATGAACGCCTGGACGACACCGTGGTGCTCGACGGCGCCAGCCGGCGCAACCTTGAGCTGGATGTGAACCTGGCCGGTGGCCGCGACAACACCCTGCAATCGGTGATCGACCGCTGCCAAACCGCGATGGGCAGCCGCCTGCTGACCCGCTGGCTGAACCGCCCGCTGCGCGACCTGAAAGTACTGCAGGCACGTCAGGGCTCGATTCGCTGCCTGCTCGACGGTTACCGCTTCGAGAAGCTGCAACCGCAGTTGAAGGAAATCGGCGACATCGAGCGTATCCTCGCCCGTATCGGCCTGCGCAACGCCCGTCCACGCGACCTCGCACGCCTGCGCGATGCCCTCGGTGCCCTGCCGGAACTGCAGAACGCCATGGCCGAGCTTGAGGCGCCGCACCTGGCGCGCCTGGCTGCCATTGCCGGGACCTACCCGGAGCTTGCCGACCTGCTGGCAAAAGCCATCATCGACAACCCGCCAGCGGTGATCCGCGACGGTGGCGTGCTCAAGACCGGCTACGACAGCGAGCTGGACGAGCTGCTGGCGATGAGCGAGAACGCCGGGCAGTTCCTTATTGATCTGGAAGCCCGCGAGAAAGCCCGCACGGGCCTGGCCAACCTCAAGGTCGGCTACAACCGTGTGCATGGCTACTTCATCGAGCTGCCAAGCAAGCAGGCAGAGCAGGCACCGGCTGACTACATCCGCCGCCAGACCCTCAAGGGCGCCGAGCGCTTCATCACCCCGGAGCTGAAAACCTTCGAAGACAAGGCGCTGTCGGCCAAGAGCCGCGCCCTGGCGCGCGAGAAGATGCTCTACGATGCCCTTCTGGAGAACCTGATCGGCCACCTGGCGCCGCTGCAGGACACCGCTGCGGCCCTGGCCGAGCTGGATGTGCTGAGCAACCTGGCCGAGCGCGCGCTGAACCTGGACTTGAACTGCCCGCAGTTCGTCGACGAGCCGTGCATGCGCATCACCCAGGGTCGCCACCCGGTGGTCGAGCAAGTGCTGACCACGCCGTTCGTGGCCAACGACCTGGCCCTGGATGACAACACCCGGATGCTGGTGATCACCGGTCCGAACATGGGCGGTAAATCCACCTACATGCGCCAGACCGCATTGATCGTGCTGATGGCGCACATTGGTAGCTTCGTCCCGGCTGCGGCCTGCGAGCTTTCACTGGTGGATCGCATCTTCACCCGTATCGGCTCCAGCGACGACCTGGCCGGTGGCCGTTCGACCTTCATGGTCGAGATGAGCGAAACCGCCAACATCCTGCACAACGCCACCGAGCGCAGCCTGGTGCTGATGGACGAAGTCGGCCGCGGCACCAGTACCTTCGACGGCCTGTCGCTGGCCTGGGCCGCCGCCGAGCGCCTGGCGCAGCTGCGCGCCTACACGCTGTTCGCCACCCACTACTTCGAGCTGACGGTGCTGCCGGAGAGCGAACCGCTGGTGGCCAACGTGCACCTGAACGCTACCGAGCACAACGAACGCATCGTGTTCCTGCACCACGTGCTGCCCGGCCCCGCCAGCCAGAGCTACGGCCTGGCAGTGGCGCAGCTGGCCGGCGTGCCGTCGCCGGTGATTCAGCGTGCTCGCGAACACCTGGGCCGACTGGAAACCGCCAGCCTGCCCCACGAAACACCTGTCTTGCAGCAAGGTGCACCGGCGGTACCGCACCAGAGCGACCTGTTTGCCAGCCTGCCGCATCCGGCCATCGAGAAGCTCGGAAAGCTGGACCTGGACAATATGACGCCGCGTCAAGCTATCGAAATGCTCTATACACTGAAGACTCTGTTATAACGCGCGCCCGCACAAGCTGATAGAATCCCGCGCGGTTTGGCGGCGCTGCAGGTTACTAGCCTGGCCTGCAGCCGAACAACCAAACCGAGCGGCCCTGTCTGGAGGGGCACCGCTGCCGTCGCCTGAGGAGAGAATTAGAAATGACCTTCGTCGTCACCGACAACTGCATCAAGTGCAAGTACACCGACTGCGTAGAAGTCTGTCCGGTGGACTGCTTCTACGAAGGCCCGAACTTCCTGGTCATTCACCCGGACGAGTGCATCGACTGTGCACTGTGCGAGCCTGAATGCCCCGCCGTCGCCATTTTCTCGGAAGACGAAGTGCCTGCCGGCATGGAGAACTTCATCGAGCTCAATGCCGAGCTGGCGGAAATCTGGCCGAACATCACCGAAAAGAAAGATTCGTTGCCAGATGCCGCCGAGTGGGATGGCAAGCCAGGCAAGATCGCCGATCTCGAGCGCTAAGCGCGGATCAACAAAAAAGGCCCTTCGAGGGCCTTTTTTCATGTTTGTTGCGGGCAAAAAAAAGGGGCGGTTTGACCCGCCCACATTTTTTCCGTAGTCCCTTTGTTCCCTTTCATCATCCTGATGAATCGCATCCTGCGATGTCCTTGGCTTTCATCCTTGAGAGCCTGTGTCAGTCCGTAGACACAGGACAAATATTAGCGGTTCCAAGATTTACCACAACAGCACAAAGCTCTCAAAAAGCTGCGGTAACCGTACTGTCACAAACAAAAATATCTATATATATCAATAGCTTAAACAAAAGCGCACACTGAAAACGACAACGATTTACTACAGCGTACAGTCAAGGCTTACACAACGAGTAAGCGATGGCTTACATGAACTAGAACAGTACCAACATCGCCGTCGGATCGCGCCCAAACCCGAATGTTTCCAGAACGCCATCGGGAAGCCGTTCACGGGTAAACCGCTGTTCTGCAGATGCAAAAACGCCCCGACATGTCGGGGCGTTCTTCACAACGATTTCGCTGGCGTTACTGAAACAGCGACTCGCTGGACAGGCCATTCTTTTCGAGGATCTCACGCAGGCGCTTGAGGCCCTCTACCTGGATCTGCCGCACCCGTTCCCGGGTCAGGCCGATTTCCAGGCCGACATCTTCCAGCGTACTGCTTTCATGACCGCGCAGGCCGAAGCGGCGAATCACTACCTCGCGCTGCTTGTCGGTCAGCTCGCTGAGCCACTGGTCGATGCTCTGGGACAGATCGTCATCCTGAAGCAGCTCGCACGGATCAGTAGGACGGTCGTCGGTCAGGGTATCGAGCAGGGTTTTATCCGAATCCGGCCCCAGGGACACGTCCACCGACGATACCCGCTCGTTGAGCCCAAGCATGCGCTTGACCTCGCCGACCGGTTTTTCCAGCAGGGTGGCGATCTCTTCCGGGGACGGTTCGTGATCGAGCTTCTGGGTCAGTTCGCGGGCGGCGCGCAGGTAGACGTTGAGTTCCTTGACCACGTGAATGGGCAAGCGGATGGTACGGGTCTGGTTCATGATCGCCCGTTCGATGGTCTGCCGAATCCACCAGGTGGCGTAGGTAGAAAAACGGAAGCCGCGTTCCGGGTCGAACTTCTCGACCGCCCGAATCAGGCCGAGGTTGCCTTCTTCGATCAGGTCGAGCAGCGAAAGCCCCCGGTTGACATAACGCCGGGCGATTTTAACCACCAGGCGCAGGTTGCTTTCGATCATGCGCTTGCGCCCGGCCGGATCACCACGTTGCGACAGGCGCGCAAAGTGCACTTCTTCTTCCGGAGAGAGCAATGGCGAGAAGCCGATTTCATTGAGGTAAAGCTGGGTTGCATCAAGTGCCCGAGTGTAGTCGATGTACTTGTGCTGTTTGAGCGTAGC
This portion of the Pseudomonas sp. SORT22 genome encodes:
- the fdxA gene encoding ferredoxin FdxA gives rise to the protein MTFVVTDNCIKCKYTDCVEVCPVDCFYEGPNFLVIHPDECIDCALCEPECPAVAIFSEDEVPAGMENFIELNAELAEIWPNITEKKDSLPDAAEWDGKPGKIADLER
- the mutS gene encoding DNA mismatch repair protein MutS, with protein sequence MSDLSAHTPMMQQYWKLKNQHPDQLMFYRMGDFYEIFYEDAKKAAKLLDITLTARGQSAGQSIPMCGIPFHAAEGYLAKLVKLGESVVICEQIGDPATSKGPVERQVVRIITPGTVSDEALLDERRDNLIAAVLGDERLFGLAVLDITSGNFSVLEIKGWENLLAELERINPVELLIPDDWPQGLPAEKRRGSRRRAPWDFDRDSARKSLCQQFATQDLKGFGCEKLTLAIGAAGCLLGYAKETQRTALPHLRSLKHERLDDTVVLDGASRRNLELDVNLAGGRDNTLQSVIDRCQTAMGSRLLTRWLNRPLRDLKVLQARQGSIRCLLDGYRFEKLQPQLKEIGDIERILARIGLRNARPRDLARLRDALGALPELQNAMAELEAPHLARLAAIAGTYPELADLLAKAIIDNPPAVIRDGGVLKTGYDSELDELLAMSENAGQFLIDLEAREKARTGLANLKVGYNRVHGYFIELPSKQAEQAPADYIRRQTLKGAERFITPELKTFEDKALSAKSRALAREKMLYDALLENLIGHLAPLQDTAAALAELDVLSNLAERALNLDLNCPQFVDEPCMRITQGRHPVVEQVLTTPFVANDLALDDNTRMLVITGPNMGGKSTYMRQTALIVLMAHIGSFVPAAACELSLVDRIFTRIGSSDDLAGGRSTFMVEMSETANILHNATERSLVLMDEVGRGTSTFDGLSLAWAAAERLAQLRAYTLFATHYFELTVLPESEPLVANVHLNATEHNERIVFLHHVLPGPASQSYGLAVAQLAGVPSPVIQRAREHLGRLETASLPHETPVLQQGAPAVPHQSDLFASLPHPAIEKLGKLDLDNMTPRQAIEMLYTLKTLL
- the rpoS gene encoding RNA polymerase sigma factor RpoS, producing the protein MALSKEVPEFDIDDEVLLMETGIVLETDVMSDEPAVPTVRTKAKQSATLKQHKYIDYTRALDATQLYLNEIGFSPLLSPEEEVHFARLSQRGDPAGRKRMIESNLRLVVKIARRYVNRGLSLLDLIEEGNLGLIRAVEKFDPERGFRFSTYATWWIRQTIERAIMNQTRTIRLPIHVVKELNVYLRAARELTQKLDHEPSPEEIATLLEKPVGEVKRMLGLNERVSSVDVSLGPDSDKTLLDTLTDDRPTDPCELLQDDDLSQSIDQWLSELTDKQREVVIRRFGLRGHESSTLEDVGLEIGLTRERVRQIQVEGLKRLREILEKNGLSSESLFQ